In one bacterium genomic region, the following are encoded:
- a CDS encoding mandelate racemase/muconate lactonizing enzyme family protein, protein MQITQIEIYGYDLHYVHGDYVMSGGRIVRALPSTVVKVTTDQGIAGWSEVCPLGQTYLPGFAGGARAALRELAPALIGADPGNLALINERMDSVLRGHAYAKSPVDVACWDILGKTTGLPVATLLGGQRRDRYPLYMAVPLGSAQEMAAYVQARRAEGIHRFQLKIGGDPLQDAARVRHVVEVTDADDVIIADANGGWRLQDAIVAARLLEPLPRVYLEQPCPTLEECITVRKVTTLPMIYDEIVTDVPSLLAAVQQGGAGGVNLKISRVGGLTKARLIRDVCEALGVSLTIEDTWGGDLVTAAVSHLAASVRPEALFTVSFMNDWTKEHVAGYRPRSQDGWGGPAPGPGLGVEVDIRTLGEPLYVAR, encoded by the coding sequence TTGCAGATCACGCAGATCGAGATCTACGGATACGACCTGCACTATGTCCACGGCGACTACGTGATGTCCGGCGGCCGCATCGTGCGGGCGTTGCCGTCTACCGTGGTGAAGGTGACGACCGACCAGGGGATCGCCGGCTGGAGCGAGGTCTGCCCGCTGGGCCAGACCTACCTGCCCGGGTTCGCGGGAGGCGCCCGGGCGGCGCTGCGCGAACTCGCGCCCGCGCTCATCGGCGCCGACCCTGGAAACCTGGCCCTAATCAACGAGCGGATGGACAGCGTGCTGCGCGGCCACGCGTATGCCAAGAGCCCGGTAGACGTGGCCTGCTGGGATATCCTGGGCAAGACCACCGGGTTGCCGGTTGCCACGTTGTTGGGAGGCCAGCGGCGGGATAGGTACCCGCTGTACATGGCGGTCCCGCTCGGAAGCGCCCAGGAGATGGCCGCGTACGTCCAGGCACGCCGGGCCGAGGGCATCCACCGATTCCAGCTGAAGATCGGCGGCGATCCGCTTCAGGACGCGGCCCGCGTGCGGCACGTTGTCGAGGTCACCGATGCGGATGACGTCATCATCGCCGACGCCAACGGAGGGTGGCGCCTTCAGGACGCCATCGTCGCGGCCCGTCTGCTCGAACCGCTGCCGCGCGTGTATCTGGAGCAACCGTGCCCAACGCTGGAGGAATGTATCACCGTCCGCAAGGTTACGACGTTGCCGATGATCTATGACGAAATCGTCACGGATGTGCCGTCGCTCCTGGCCGCCGTGCAGCAGGGCGGCGCCGGAGGCGTCAATCTCAAGATCAGCAGGGTCGGCGGCCTGACCAAGGCCCGGTTGATTCGCGACGTGTGCGAAGCGCTCGGGGTGTCGCTGACAATCGAAGATACCTGGGGCGGAGACCTGGTCACGGCGGCCGTGAGCCACCTTGCCGCAAGCGTGCGGCCTGAGGCGCTCTTCACCGTGTCGTTCATGAATGACTGGACAAAGGAACACGTCGCGGGCTACCGGCCGCGCTCTCAAGACGGCTGGGGCGGACCCGCACCGGGTCCTGGCCTCGGCGTCGAGGTGGACATCCGGACGCTCGGCGAACCGCTGTACGTGGCGCGCTAG
- a CDS encoding glutathione ABC transporter substrate-binding protein has translation MRRFLTALATIALTGALGVSALAAPAVTPTRGGALIIASGTDAVVLDSPIAVDAPSFAILEHMVEGLFELTPEGKIQPTLVASHTVSPDGLTRTLRLRPGVRFHDGTPFDAEAAKFNLDRMLDPATRAPFRFLIDRITSVTVVDSMTIRLVTSVPFAPLLAHLTHSAVGMQSPTAIRRLGADYARQPVGTGSFKFKEWIRGDRVVVTRNDDYWGEKAFVDEVQFRVIPDDGARLAAMEAGSIHVAVRVPPREIDRLKGHRDLGVLVSESLRTIFVGFNVTRPPFNDRRLRQALNYAVNKRAIVSSVLNGTARVSDAPIPPNVEGYSKTMTYDWDLDRAEALLREAGFSRARPLRAVFHHPSGRYIRDAEIAAGIQGLVRRVGIELELRTMEWGAYLAFTSRPQPENETQMYMIGWGTVTGDADYGLYALFHSSQWAPASNNRGFYKNERVDALLDLGRRTVDQGERDKIYADAMRVIMDDAPWLFLHSEAQVTGIRHAAQGLIIHPAERVMAHKAWLRR, from the coding sequence ATGCGTAGATTCCTGACCGCTCTTGCGACGATCGCATTGACCGGGGCGCTGGGCGTTTCCGCTTTGGCCGCTCCGGCCGTGACCCCCACGCGCGGCGGAGCGCTCATCATCGCGTCCGGTACGGACGCGGTGGTGCTCGACTCGCCAATCGCCGTGGACGCACCGAGCTTCGCCATATTGGAACACATGGTCGAGGGGCTCTTCGAGCTCACGCCCGAAGGCAAGATCCAACCCACACTGGTCGCCTCGCACACGGTGTCCCCAGACGGGCTTACGCGGACGCTGCGGCTCCGGCCCGGAGTACGATTCCATGACGGGACCCCGTTTGACGCTGAAGCGGCCAAGTTCAACCTCGACCGGATGCTTGATCCTGCCACGCGGGCGCCGTTCCGGTTCCTGATCGACCGCATCACGAGCGTCACCGTGGTAGACTCCATGACGATCAGATTGGTCACCAGTGTTCCGTTTGCACCACTGCTGGCCCACCTAACGCACAGTGCGGTGGGAATGCAGAGCCCGACGGCCATTCGCCGGCTGGGCGCCGACTACGCCCGGCAGCCGGTGGGGACCGGTTCGTTCAAGTTCAAGGAATGGATCCGCGGCGACCGCGTCGTGGTGACGCGCAACGACGACTACTGGGGAGAGAAGGCCTTTGTTGACGAGGTGCAGTTCCGCGTGATCCCGGACGACGGAGCGCGGCTGGCGGCGATGGAGGCCGGCTCGATCCATGTGGCCGTCCGGGTGCCCCCGCGCGAGATCGACCGGCTCAAGGGCCACCGGGACCTAGGCGTGCTGGTGTCCGAGAGTCTCCGCACGATCTTTGTCGGGTTCAATGTGACCCGCCCGCCGTTCAACGACCGGCGCCTCCGCCAGGCACTAAACTACGCGGTCAACAAGCGCGCAATAGTCAGCAGCGTCCTGAACGGCACCGCCCGGGTCTCCGATGCGCCCATCCCACCCAACGTCGAGGGATATTCCAAGACGATGACCTATGATTGGGACCTGGACCGGGCCGAGGCGCTGCTGCGCGAGGCAGGGTTCAGCCGAGCCCGACCCTTGCGCGCCGTCTTCCATCATCCGTCCGGGCGCTACATCCGCGATGCGGAGATAGCCGCCGGTATCCAGGGGTTAGTGCGCCGGGTAGGGATAGAGCTCGAGTTGAGGACGATGGAGTGGGGCGCCTACCTGGCCTTCACGAGCCGGCCGCAGCCAGAGAACGAGACTCAGATGTACATGATCGGTTGGGGCACCGTGACGGGCGACGCGGACTACGGGCTCTACGCCCTGTTCCACTCGTCGCAGTGGGCACCGGCTTCCAACAACCGGGGCTTCTACAAGAATGAACGTGTGGATGCCCTGCTTGACCTGGGCCGGAGGACCGTTGACCAGGGCGAGCGCGACAAGATCTATGCTGATGCCATGCGCGTCATCATGGACGACGCGCCCTGGCTCTTCCTGCACAGCGAGGCACAGGTCACCGGCATACGCCACGCCGCGCAGGGCCTGATCATTCATCCGGCGGAGCGCGTCATGGCGCACAAGGCCTGGCTGCGACGGTAG